The following is a genomic window from Saprospiraceae bacterium.
TTCAGAGAGATTTATCGGTATGACGAACCTGGTATGGAGGATTGGATTGTAGTGATTTATTGACGTGATGTACATAATGTCTTAACGCCTTCATTATAGCGAATTTAACATCTTAACAAAAATTAGATTTTATGAAATACTGGATAGTTTTATTATTACTAACATCAGGAAACATATATAGCCAATCGATCAAAAATGATGATGCTCTTTTAATAAAAGCTAATAAACTGGCGCAAAAATTTATTATCGCAGATGGACATGTAGACCTGCCTTACAGACTCAAAGTGACCAACTTTAAACTTCAAAAAGAATATCTTGGTATTCCCTATCAGTCAAATTCGGGAGATTTTGACTATCTAAGGGCAAAAAAAGGCGGTCTTGATGCGCCATTTATGTCGATATACATACCAGCCAGTACTCAATTAGATGGCGGAGCAAAAGAGCTTGCAGATAGTCTCATCAATATGGTCAACTATATAGCTCAAAATCAGCCACAGTATTTCAGTATTGCATTTAGCCCCAAAGATGTTAAAAAAGCTAAAAAACAAGGAAAAATAGCCTTGCCTATGGGTATGGAAAATGGTGCTCCTGTAGAAAATGACTTAACACTCATACCCTATTTCAAAAAAAGGGGCATTTCATACATCACACTTACACACTCAAAAGACAATAAGATATGTGATTCGTCCTACGACACTACCAGAACCTGGAGAGGCCTCAGTCCTTATGGGTATAAGGTGCTCGACGAAATGCAAAAATCAGGTATCATGGTAGATATTTCTCATGTATCGGACAGTACATTCTATCAGACCTTAAGATATGTCAAAGTGCCCGTGATTGCGTCACACTCCAGTTGCAGGAAATTTACCCCGGGATTTGAAAGAAATATGGATGATGATATGATCAAAATGTTGCCAAAGAATGGCGGAGTCATTATGGTCAATTTCGGTACATCTTTTTTCGATAACAACATTGGGAAACGGAATGACAGCCTGCGGAACATCTATTTGACTCAACTCTCAGAAAAAGGTTGGAAAGATGGCTCAGAAGAAGCAAAAATGTTTGCTGAAACGTTTCAGAAACAACATCCAAAACTATATGCTGATGTCGAAACAGTAGCAGATCATATAGACCACATAGTAGCTCTTGCCGGTGTAGATTATGTTGGATTCGGGTCGGATTTTGATGGTGTGGGTGATTCCTTACCCACGGGATTGAAAGATGTGAGTCAATACCCAAATCTGATATATGTGCTCCTGAAAAGAGGATACTCAGAAAAAGATATCAAAAAAATGTGTAGCGGAAACTTGTTCAGAGTGTGGAGTAAAGTACTTAAAAGTAAAGGATAAGATACAAGTAGTTTTTTAAAAAAAATGAGACCGGTCTAATTCCCCTTGAACCGGTCTCGAGTAACAATTTGCTTAAGTATTCCTTAAATAAATCTGAACTGGACTATATAGAACCAATACCGTGCCAAAAATCAGATAAAATGAAATAAATTCCACTATTTTAATATTAATTTTATACTTTATGTATATCTAATTGACTATTATAAAATTACATTTTATAATATTGTTTAATGTATAAAAGGACCGAAATAGTTTATTCAATTTTAGAAATCCTCTTATTGACTACTATACCCAGGATGATAGACATAATGCAATAAGAAGTAAAAAATAAGGCACCCGGAGATAGTGATGAATTATTGATAGTTTCTACAGCAAAACCTCCCTTATTGTTTTCAATAGCTTGTAATTGAGAATTAAGGATACCATAAAATCCTATATATGCCATAAACAATGCGACCACAAATACGTCTGCCATACTCCATTTGCCCAAGTAAAAAATAATATTTTGTACCCATCTGTTATCACGTATTTGGGAGCTGAAAAGATATAAAACAGTAAGTATCAGTTTGACGAATGGAAATAACACGCTGAAACAAAGCACCATATACCCTACTATTTTCAGATCTATGCCACCACTACTTATCAGGGTTTCTGTCACATCAAGGATAGATTTACTTTGGTAATAGATATATTGTTTGTCAAAACCTATTGTTGTCCCGATAATGTTGATTTCAAAAGCATTCAGCAAAGCTTCAAGATCTATCATAGGCAATGACACACCCAATATCAGCATCACTACCGAAATAAATGTCATGGATGTGATATTAGAAAGGTAACCGTTATACATGAACAATGCCCAGAATAACAGAAAACCTGCAATTCCAATCCAAAAAACAAACTGAACATCTTTTTCGATATCACTTTTTATCACACTGATTTTTTCGTTCAATAATTCAGTTGCTGCTTTCTGTTCAGTCACACCATACTTTGAATATATCATTTCTCTAGGGTCATTTATAGTAGTGGAATCCGTATCAGTCAATATCTTTTTGAGTTCATTTCGCATGATATCCCTCAATTGTGGCTCTTGTTTTTTCAATTCGTCAGCAAGCTGAACAGCCATGCCCGGGATGTATCGTTTTATTTCCAGATTTTTAATCTGCGGAGCTGTATTATCCTTTATCAGTTTCAGAAATACTTTATTTACACTAGGATTTTTTTCTGCATCGGCAAAAATGTTGGTGAATATTTTACCACTTTCGATATATTCTTTATTGATTCCGTGCAGATATTTTTCAAGTTCTTTTTCTACCTGACTGTAAGCTTTTTCTGAAATTTCGAATTGCCCAATTCTGTTTTCAAATACCCGCATTGCTTCTTTTTTCCATAATTGCATATTAAAAAGCCCATAATTGACCCTATTGATTTCAGCCAGATCTTCCTTGAGTATGTGCAAAGCAGCATATGAACGAATCAAAGAGCCGCCATTTCGGAAAGCTAACATACCCAAAATTGCTAATAAAAAATAAACAAAATATTTCATAAAGGAGCGAATTGTCAAAGATTGTTATCTGTAATATTGAAATTGTCTTGATTTTCTGGCAGAATTTAATACCGAATTTATGTAGTATACTTAACTCAATATAAAGAAAAATGTTACACTCATCGTGGATTATTGCCGGATGAATATTTGTTTTCTATCGAAAAAGGTACTTCCATCCAGCAATAACCTGCGCATTAAATAAAATTAGAGAAACAGTACCACAATATGTAACCAAACAAATTTGTAATAAAAATTAGACATGACGATGACACTTGGAACATTTTGATGTTTTAAAGGGTAAATCATCAAATATTATTATACAATTGCAAATGTAATAACCCTAAGTAATAAATCGTTTATGATAAGGAGTAAACGTATCCAGCTTCAGTAAACATTGTTTTAAATAAATGCACTTAGGGTGAAATTAATTCAAATCGTTATAAGAATATATAAATCTGTTATATATCAGAAAAATTTTTAAATAAGTTGCGATAAATTCGGTTTTATGAGATACATTCTGTTAATTATATCCTTACAGTGGAATATTCCTATCTTTTCACAGGCATTTCCTGAAAGGCATTCAACCAACCTGTCTGATAGTTGGCTATCATGCCAGACAACAGCAAATCCAAATCCTGCAAGAAGCACCAGTCATTGGATCATGTACAATTTAGGTGATACATATAGCCTGAACAAATCTACCATCTGGAACCTGAATGTTCCTGAAAGAATCAATTCGTATGATAATCAGGCATGGAGCATTTCCAGATTGCCTGGCAGGACAGAGGACGGAATGAAAGACATCATAATTGCTATTTCTATCAATGGTACTACCTGGACAGAATGGGGAAGATTTACGATTCCCAAGGCTCCTGCTTCGGGATTTTACCAGGGAGTTTCGGGTCCGGATTTCCTTGGAAAAATAGCAAAATATATTTTAATTACCGGGGTTTCCAATCACGGGGGATCTTGTTATGGACTTAGTGAGATAAAATTTAATGGCACTGTAGCGACTGTCAATAGTATCCCTGATATTTTGGAAGGAGTGACTATGTCAGCATCTCCAAATCCATTTACCCAACAGACTGTGATCCTCCTTACCGGCCTTCCACCCGGAGAAATCTCAGTAGATATTTCAGACATTACCGGAAGACAAGTCAAAAGTTTTTTACATCAGGTTAAAAACATTACTGAGGAACTTATAGTACAAAGAGATGGACTACCATCTGGGCTATACACATTCAAAGTAATAAAAAATGATAGGGTAAAAACCATCAAAATACAAATA
Proteins encoded in this region:
- a CDS encoding dipeptidase; its protein translation is MKYWIVLLLLTSGNIYSQSIKNDDALLIKANKLAQKFIIADGHVDLPYRLKVTNFKLQKEYLGIPYQSNSGDFDYLRAKKGGLDAPFMSIYIPASTQLDGGAKELADSLINMVNYIAQNQPQYFSIAFSPKDVKKAKKQGKIALPMGMENGAPVENDLTLIPYFKKRGISYITLTHSKDNKICDSSYDTTRTWRGLSPYGYKVLDEMQKSGIMVDISHVSDSTFYQTLRYVKVPVIASHSSCRKFTPGFERNMDDDMIKMLPKNGGVIMVNFGTSFFDNNIGKRNDSLRNIYLTQLSEKGWKDGSEEAKMFAETFQKQHPKLYADVETVADHIDHIVALAGVDYVGFGSDFDGVGDSLPTGLKDVSQYPNLIYVLLKRGYSEKDIKKMCSGNLFRVWSKVLKSKG
- a CDS encoding paraquat-inducible protein A, which produces MKYFVYFLLAILGMLAFRNGGSLIRSYAALHILKEDLAEINRVNYGLFNMQLWKKEAMRVFENRIGQFEISEKAYSQVEKELEKYLHGINKEYIESGKIFTNIFADAEKNPSVNKVFLKLIKDNTAPQIKNLEIKRYIPGMAVQLADELKKQEPQLRDIMRNELKKILTDTDSTTINDPREMIYSKYGVTEQKAATELLNEKISVIKSDIEKDVQFVFWIGIAGFLLFWALFMYNGYLSNITSMTFISVVMLILGVSLPMIDLEALLNAFEINIIGTTIGFDKQYIYYQSKSILDVTETLISSGGIDLKIVGYMVLCFSVLFPFVKLILTVLYLFSSQIRDNRWVQNIIFYLGKWSMADVFVVALFMAYIGFYGILNSQLQAIENNKGGFAVETINNSSLSPGALFFTSYCIMSIILGIVVNKRISKIE
- a CDS encoding T9SS type A sorting domain-containing protein; this encodes MRYILLIISLQWNIPIFSQAFPERHSTNLSDSWLSCQTTANPNPARSTSHWIMYNLGDTYSLNKSTIWNLNVPERINSYDNQAWSISRLPGRTEDGMKDIIIAISINGTTWTEWGRFTIPKAPASGFYQGVSGPDFLGKIAKYILITGVSNHGGSCYGLSEIKFNGTVATVNSIPDILEGVTMSASPNPFTQQTVILLTGLPPGEISVDISDITGRQVKSFLHQVKNITEELIVQRDGLPSGLYTFKVIKNDRVKTIKIQIL